The DNA region ATACTGCCGAGCCGGATGGCGGTCGTACCCTTGACGTTGCTGCGTTCCCCCATGGCGATGTTGTTGTTTTGGATCACGATGTCCGCCACTTCGGCTCCGGCCCCGACTTCGATCGCGGCATAATAGCTGCCGTTTCCGTAAATCCGGTTGCCTTCCACCGTGTTGCCGCCGCCGTAAACGCTGATCGCCGCGTACATGTCCGGCGCGCGCTTTCCTTTTTGCGTACCCATAAAGTAATTGTCGTTTAAATAAGGATTATGAATGTCGTTGCCTTTAACGGTGATGCCTTGGGCAAAAATTTTGATCGCCCGCTTGGCGCAATAGTCAAACCGGTTCCCGGCAATGACGCTGTCGACATCCGTTCCCCGGTTGTTTTCCATCGCCGGGTCCTCGTAGTATATCCCGTCGCCGTCATCGGCCGGGCTGATATGATGGATGTAGCAGTTCGTGACGGATACTTTTTTCGCGGCCAGTTCTTTGCTCCCCCAGGTCGTGGTGACGAAAATGCCCCGGGCCACCAGGCTGCTTCCCACCAAATTGCGGGCGGCAACGTTCGCAACCTCCGTATTATCAATCGTGATCGACTCCGTATTTCCGTAGACGACGATGCCGGCCACGACTCCGGCGTAATATTCGCTCCGCCGGTCGGTGTCGTGGGTTGCGCCCGTCACGAGCGTATCGCGGACCGTCACCCGCGAGCTGCCCCCGCCGATGGCGAGAACGCGGTTTACGCGCTCGTTGCCGTCCAGCACGATCCCGCTGACGTTCACCTCCTTGCCGGCGATTCGCATCAGCTCCCAGCCGAAGCTGTCCGGCGCCGCCTTGATGACGGAGGAACGGCCGTCGCCTTTGATGAGCGTATTTCCCCCGACCATCAGCGCTTTGGCCGGATTCACCTTGTAAACGCCGCTGGGAAAATATACGGTCTCCCCGGTTTTGGCCGCTTGGTTCAGCGCTTGCTGGATCGCGGCGGTATCGTCGGCCGCTCCGTCGCCCCGGGCGCCCCATTTTGTAACTTGTATCACGGTAATCCCTCCTTCGACGAAAAAACTATGCTGCCGAATCCCCTATGATAGAAGTTGAGCTAATGATATAAGTTGAGCTAATGATAGAAGGTATATTTTTTCTCACAATATATTAAATGGCCGGGAGCAAAGAAGGGATACCGGCAAAAAGCCCGATCCGCCCTTGCTCATATTCGCGGGGACAAGATCATACGTTAGAACTGGTAAAGGGAACAAGTCGAAGGAGGCTTTGTATCATGGAGTTAAACCGCCGCGAGCTGCTGATGCAGTGGGCTGAGTTCAACGAGCGAAAATGGGGCTGCCGGGCGCGTCTTGCCGAGTTCGAGGCGCCCAATTCCCCGGCCCGGGGGGAAGGGTTGTTTTTCTATAACGCAAAAGGCAAGCTGTATCTCCCGCCGCTGAACCCCTATCATCCGTTTGTGTTTCATTCCACGCCGACGGACAAGCCGTTCAAAATCGACCGGCAGTGGCGGGAGGTGGCGGAAGCGGTGGCGGCGGATATGCTGAAATCGCCCAGCAGCGCCAGCTTCGTTTTTCCTACGGACATTACGGACATCCGCCCTTTTTTGTGGAGCGGATTTATCGCGGATATCAAATACACGTATGTAATGGAGCTGCCTTATAGCTTGGATCGCGCCAGCGCGGACGTCCGGGCGAAGGTGCGCAAGGCCGGCACGGCCGGCTACCGGGCGGCCAGAACCGAAGATATGGCGGAGGTGCACCAATGCCTCGCCGGAACGGAAGCCCGCCAAGGCTTCACCCACCGGCTGGGCCTGGAGGATTTGCGGCTGGCCCGGAGCCTGCTCGGGCCGGAGGCCTTTCGCGCGTATGTTTGTTATGCGCCCTCCGGGGAGCCGGTCAGCGCCAGCATCACGATTTGCCTTGACGATCAAAAAGCGTTCGGCTGGATCGCCGCCAGCAAGACGGAGCATTTGAATCAAGGCGTCGTGCAGCTGCTGCAAAGCTTTGAGCTGGGCGATTTATCGGACAACGGGCTGAAAACGTTCGATTTCGCCGGGGCCAACATCCCTTCGGTCGCCAGTTCCAAAGCGAACTGGGGCGGCGTGATCACCCCGTATTACCTCGTCAGACCTCCGGGATATAAGGAAATTTTGCGGGCCGGCCGGAACTGGCTGTCCTTTGTCAGGGGGAGGGGCAGGAGATAGTTTCTAAAATAGCGGTATTTTTTCACCTCAACCTCGGAATCGGCACTTGACGTCCGGCCGGCTACTGGAACGATGATGCAAAGTCGACCGTCGACCGTCGTCTAGATTCAGACAACAGGCCATTAATCGCCAGTCCCAGACACTAGGCTGTTAATCGTCTAGATCCAGATACCCTGCTGTTAATTCGTCTAGATTCAGACACCAGACCGTTAAAATAGCGGCGCTTTATGTACTTATTATCCGGAGCCAGGCCTGTTCATCCCCGTTAGCGGCATTTTTTGTCCTTATTTCCTATGATTCGTCATGAACGCAGGCATTTCGGCAGCGATTCGAGAAAATAGCGGCATAAAATGTCTCTATTGTACTCAAAAGGGGTGATATCGCCGAAATAGCGACATTTTTTGTCCTTATG from Paenibacillus macerans includes:
- a CDS encoding right-handed parallel beta-helix repeat-containing protein is translated as MIQVTKWGARGDGAADDTAAIQQALNQAAKTGETVYFPSGVYKVNPAKALMVGGNTLIKGDGRSSVIKAAPDSFGWELMRIAGKEVNVSGIVLDGNERVNRVLAIGGGSSRVTVRDTLVTGATHDTDRRSEYYAGVVAGIVVYGNTESITIDNTEVANVAARNLVGSSLVARGIFVTTTWGSKELAAKKVSVTNCYIHHISPADDGDGIYYEDPAMENNRGTDVDSVIAGNRFDYCAKRAIKIFAQGITVKGNDIHNPYLNDNYFMGTQKGKRAPDMYAAISVYGGGNTVEGNRIYGNGSYYAAIEVGAGAEVADIVIQNNNIAMGERSNVKGTTAIRLGSIRDFRVLSNTINNGERGIWTWQNADQGLIKDNVIRVRRGGGIDLTTYLRSYVQKNITLANNRISASSYTIKTSSATNSGVVIK
- a CDS encoding GNAT family N-acetyltransferase, translated to MELNRRELLMQWAEFNERKWGCRARLAEFEAPNSPARGEGLFFYNAKGKLYLPPLNPYHPFVFHSTPTDKPFKIDRQWREVAEAVAADMLKSPSSASFVFPTDITDIRPFLWSGFIADIKYTYVMELPYSLDRASADVRAKVRKAGTAGYRAARTEDMAEVHQCLAGTEARQGFTHRLGLEDLRLARSLLGPEAFRAYVCYAPSGEPVSASITICLDDQKAFGWIAASKTEHLNQGVVQLLQSFELGDLSDNGLKTFDFAGANIPSVASSKANWGGVITPYYLVRPPGYKEILRAGRNWLSFVRGRGRR